A portion of the Algisphaera agarilytica genome contains these proteins:
- a CDS encoding nucleotide sugar dehydrogenase, with protein MSLEQKIRDRSATVGVIGLGYVGLPLCHAFHEAGFGVLGFDVDQKKIDRLNAGENYLKHLGEELAQKLSGSDRFEPTTDFARLSEADVVISCVPTPLGKHLEPDLSYVERTTADIAAALRPGQLVVLESTTYPRTTREIMLPAFEAKGLACGSDDGFYLAYSPEREDPGRQNHNTQTIPKLVGGIDDESGRLAELLYSAAIAQVHRVDSAEIAEAAKLLENIFRAVNIALVNEMKVVLTKMGINIFDVVEAASTKPFGFMPFYPGPGLGGHCIPIDPYYLTWKAREVGIATRFIELAGEVNRDMPGYVVQRLAEGLNRHGLAISRSKVLVLGLAYKPNVDDVRESPSFEIIEKLIDAGADVQYNDPHIPKPWKGRKHDLTLESQPVTPETLAGYDAVVVATHHDAYDWQMIADHAKLIIDTRNALRDVSGDRSHIVIA; from the coding sequence TTGTCCTTAGAACAAAAGATCCGTGACCGCTCAGCAACCGTCGGGGTGATCGGGCTCGGCTACGTCGGCCTGCCGTTGTGCCACGCCTTCCACGAGGCGGGGTTCGGTGTCCTGGGCTTCGACGTCGACCAGAAGAAGATCGATCGGCTCAACGCCGGGGAGAACTACCTCAAGCACCTGGGCGAGGAACTGGCCCAGAAGCTCAGCGGCTCGGACCGCTTCGAGCCCACCACGGATTTCGCCCGCCTAAGCGAAGCGGATGTCGTGATCTCCTGCGTCCCGACCCCGCTGGGCAAGCACCTCGAGCCGGACCTGTCGTACGTCGAACGGACCACGGCCGACATCGCCGCAGCCCTGCGTCCGGGGCAGCTGGTGGTGCTCGAATCGACCACCTACCCGCGGACCACGCGTGAGATCATGCTCCCCGCGTTCGAGGCCAAGGGTTTGGCGTGTGGCAGCGACGACGGGTTCTACCTCGCCTACTCGCCGGAGCGGGAAGACCCGGGCCGGCAGAATCACAACACCCAGACGATCCCGAAGCTGGTCGGCGGGATCGACGATGAGTCGGGCCGATTGGCGGAGTTGCTCTACTCCGCGGCGATCGCGCAGGTCCACCGGGTGGACAGTGCCGAGATCGCCGAGGCCGCGAAGCTGCTCGAAAACATCTTCCGGGCGGTGAACATCGCGCTGGTCAATGAGATGAAGGTCGTGCTGACGAAGATGGGGATCAACATCTTTGATGTGGTCGAAGCGGCGTCAACCAAGCCGTTCGGCTTCATGCCGTTCTACCCCGGCCCCGGCTTGGGCGGGCACTGCATACCGATCGATCCGTACTACCTGACGTGGAAAGCGCGGGAGGTGGGGATTGCCACACGCTTCATCGAGCTGGCGGGTGAGGTGAACCGCGACATGCCGGGGTACGTCGTGCAGCGTCTGGCGGAAGGCCTGAACCGACACGGCCTGGCGATCAGCCGGTCGAAGGTGCTGGTGCTGGGGTTGGCGTACAAGCCGAACGTGGACGATGTGCGGGAGAGCCCGAGCTTCGAGATCATCGAGAAGTTGATCGACGCGGGGGCCGATGTGCAATACAACGACCCGCACATCCCCAAGCCGTGGAAGGGCCGGAAACACGACCTGACGCTGGAGAGCCAGCCGGTGACGCCCGAGACGCTGGCGGGCTACGACGCGGTGGTCGTGGCCACGCACCACGACGCGTACGACTGGCAGATGATCGCCGACCACGCCAAGCTGATCATCGACACCCGCAACGCGTTGCGGGACGTGTCGGGGGATCGTTCGCACATTGTGATCGCTTGA
- a CDS encoding glycosyltransferase family 4 protein, whose protein sequence is MQILFINQTYAPDVAASAQLLEDMARQFADAGHEVAIVTSRSLYGQAGAVLPRYEKRDGVEVHRVGVARFGKGSVRARTFDATMFYLAATFKAWRVRMPSGKPQVVVTLTSPPYIGFIGVIVRFLLGGNRRGRYAINWSMDLYPDVLTSAGIVKPESLFGRMMHRFNLWCMRRADRVVTVGRCMRDRVVGQGVEPADVEMISVWPVSRVLELEEARQPSSYREAWGLEDKFVVMYSGNLGVAHRAKILAEAAQRLQHRDDIRFVFVGGGRRRDEITKYVAEHGLTNVLEKDYEPREKLEDLLRLGDVHLITQRSEFTGVVVPSKLFGIMASCRPSLYVGPPEAEVARVLTESGGGQVCSMESADDLVAQIERLADDRSIALDMGQKAREAVLTSHTLRDRFEKFNAMLEGLLGPEAARAIHTPAINHGQNLPAKPLRVLFINQAYAPDAAATAQHCEDLARYLVEQGHGVSVIASRSIYGQKGADLPGRETRHGVHVNRVGLSLFGKRGIVLRAVDFGLFYVAAMWRAIWIRVPIGDRLSKPDVVVTLTTPPLIGMVGWMMRLLRRCRQVVWTMDLYPDVLVAAGVSKQDSLLTRFFAWLNRREIGRADRVVALGRCMKDLIKAKGIGEDHIEVIGVWSPNDPPEELSDPAESSYREEWGLEGKFVVQYSGNFGLAHDYQTFCDTILELRDRDDIVFLFAGGGKRIPPLKAFVEQHGLKNVMIQPYQPRERLLDLLSLADVHLISQSESFTGIVVPSKLFGIMAAGRTSLFVGPPDAEVARVLDETGGGIRFPLGDAKALADVILQLAHDPERVQRMGQAALDASRGEHHRNSRFHAWEDLLVEVVSQAPAPSLPVPPL, encoded by the coding sequence ATGCAGATTCTCTTCATCAATCAGACTTACGCCCCCGACGTTGCGGCGTCGGCCCAGCTGCTCGAAGACATGGCTCGGCAGTTCGCCGACGCTGGTCACGAGGTGGCGATCGTTACCTCGCGCTCGCTCTACGGCCAGGCCGGGGCGGTGCTGCCGCGTTACGAGAAGCGCGACGGCGTCGAGGTCCACCGGGTCGGGGTCGCTCGCTTCGGTAAGGGTTCGGTCCGCGCCCGGACGTTTGACGCGACGATGTTCTACCTCGCCGCCACGTTCAAGGCCTGGCGGGTGCGGATGCCCAGCGGCAAGCCGCAGGTTGTCGTCACGCTGACCAGCCCGCCGTACATCGGGTTCATCGGGGTGATCGTGCGTTTCCTGCTGGGCGGCAACCGCCGAGGGCGCTACGCGATCAACTGGTCGATGGACCTCTATCCCGACGTGCTCACCTCGGCGGGGATCGTGAAGCCCGAATCGTTGTTCGGCCGGATGATGCACCGGTTCAACCTGTGGTGCATGCGGCGGGCCGACCGGGTGGTGACGGTGGGGCGGTGCATGCGCGACCGGGTGGTGGGCCAGGGCGTGGAGCCCGCGGACGTCGAGATGATCAGCGTCTGGCCGGTCAGCCGGGTGTTGGAATTGGAGGAAGCGCGACAGCCCTCGAGCTACCGCGAGGCGTGGGGGCTGGAAGACAAGTTTGTTGTGATGTACTCGGGCAACCTGGGTGTGGCTCACCGGGCCAAGATCCTGGCCGAGGCCGCCCAACGGCTTCAGCACCGCGACGACATCCGCTTTGTCTTTGTGGGCGGCGGTCGTCGTCGCGACGAGATTACGAAATATGTCGCCGAGCACGGCCTGACCAATGTGTTGGAGAAGGACTACGAGCCCCGCGAGAAACTCGAAGACCTGCTGCGGCTGGGGGATGTCCACCTCATCACACAGCGCTCGGAATTCACCGGCGTGGTCGTGCCCAGCAAGTTGTTCGGCATCATGGCGTCGTGCCGGCCGTCGCTGTACGTCGGCCCGCCCGAGGCTGAGGTGGCCCGGGTCTTGACCGAGAGCGGGGGCGGGCAGGTCTGCTCGATGGAGAGTGCCGATGATCTGGTCGCCCAGATCGAGCGTCTCGCGGACGACCGTTCGATCGCCTTGGATATGGGGCAAAAGGCCCGCGAGGCGGTGCTGACCAGCCACACCCTGCGGGACCGGTTCGAGAAATTCAATGCGATGCTCGAGGGCTTGCTGGGCCCCGAAGCCGCCCGTGCGATCCATACGCCAGCGATCAACCATGGGCAGAACCTGCCCGCCAAGCCGCTGCGGGTGTTGTTCATCAACCAGGCCTACGCCCCGGACGCCGCGGCGACCGCGCAGCACTGCGAAGACTTGGCTCGGTACCTCGTCGAGCAGGGCCACGGCGTGTCGGTCATCGCCTCGCGATCGATCTACGGCCAAAAGGGTGCCGACCTCCCCGGGCGGGAGACGCGTCACGGCGTGCACGTTAACCGGGTCGGCTTGTCGCTCTTCGGTAAACGTGGCATCGTCCTGCGGGCCGTCGACTTCGGGCTGTTTTATGTCGCCGCCATGTGGCGGGCGATCTGGATCCGGGTGCCGATCGGTGACCGGCTCAGCAAGCCCGACGTCGTGGTCACCCTGACGACGCCTCCGCTCATCGGCATGGTCGGTTGGATGATGCGCCTGCTGCGTCGCTGCCGGCAGGTGGTGTGGACCATGGACCTGTATCCCGATGTGCTCGTCGCCGCGGGGGTGAGCAAGCAAGACAGTCTGCTGACGCGCTTCTTTGCCTGGCTCAACCGGCGTGAGATCGGCCGGGCCGACCGCGTGGTTGCGCTGGGCCGGTGCATGAAGGACCTGATCAAGGCCAAGGGCATCGGCGAGGACCACATCGAAGTCATCGGCGTCTGGTCGCCCAACGACCCGCCGGAAGAACTCAGCGATCCGGCCGAGTCCAGCTACCGCGAGGAGTGGGGCCTCGAGGGCAAGTTCGTCGTGCAATACTCGGGCAACTTCGGCCTCGCCCACGACTACCAGACCTTCTGCGACACCATCCTTGAGCTGCGTGACCGCGACGACATCGTGTTCCTCTTCGCGGGCGGCGGCAAACGCATCCCGCCGTTGAAAGCGTTTGTCGAACAGCACGGCCTCAAGAACGTCATGATCCAGCCCTACCAGCCGCGTGAACGGCTGCTGGACCTGCTGAGCCTGGCGGATGTCCACCTGATCAGCCAGTCCGAGTCGTTCACCGGCATCGTCGTCCCCAGCAAGTTGTTCGGCATCATGGCGGCGGGGCGGACGTCGCTGTTTGTCGGCCCGCCCGATGCCGAGGTCGCCCGCGTCCTCGACGAAACCGGGGGCGGCATCCGGTTCCCGCTCGGCGACGCCAAGGCGCTGGCCGACGTCATCCTCCAACTCGCCCACGACCCCGAACGCGTGCAGCGGATGGGGCAGGCGGCCTTGGATGCGTCGCGCGGCGAACACCACCGCAACAGCCGTTTCCACGCCTGGGAAGACCTGCTGGTCGAGGTCGTATCGCAAGCCCCGGCGCCGAGTCTGCCGGTGCCCCCTCTGTAA
- a CDS encoding GDP-L-fucose synthase family protein, producing the protein MSHLNFEHDRILVTGGHGFLGTQLCQTLRDRGVTADRLYAPTHAEVELTDEAQVASMYQRFKPDVIFHLAAEVGGIGANQAHPGRFFYANFAMGIHLIEQARIHGLRKFVHCGTVCAYPENATRPFTEDQFWNSYPAPITAPYGIAKLSLGVMLDGYRREYGLQSCMLIPVNLYGPNDNFDLQTAHVMPALIRKFLHAIERGEDTVSVWGSGKASREFLYVTDAADGLIHTADRVDETTPINLGSGRETPIKELAEIIADATGFKGQITWDHDKPDGQPRRCLSMERAHEQLGWSARVPLEQGVEQTVAWCKANQGDIRGWGRADSPASAKVS; encoded by the coding sequence ATGAGTCACCTCAACTTTGAACATGACCGCATCCTGGTCACCGGTGGGCACGGCTTTCTTGGAACACAACTGTGCCAAACCCTGCGTGACCGCGGTGTGACCGCGGACCGGCTCTACGCCCCCACCCACGCCGAGGTCGAGCTGACCGACGAGGCCCAGGTGGCGTCGATGTACCAGCGGTTTAAGCCCGATGTGATCTTCCACCTTGCCGCGGAAGTCGGCGGGATCGGGGCCAACCAAGCCCACCCCGGACGGTTCTTCTACGCCAACTTCGCGATGGGCATCCACCTGATCGAGCAGGCCCGCATCCACGGCCTGCGGAAGTTCGTGCACTGCGGCACCGTCTGCGCCTACCCCGAAAACGCCACCCGGCCGTTCACCGAAGACCAGTTCTGGAACAGCTACCCCGCCCCCATCACCGCGCCCTACGGCATCGCCAAGCTGTCCCTGGGCGTCATGCTCGACGGCTACCGGCGGGAGTACGGCCTCCAATCGTGCATGCTCATCCCCGTGAACCTCTACGGGCCCAACGACAACTTCGACCTGCAGACCGCCCACGTCATGCCCGCGCTGATCCGAAAGTTCCTCCACGCGATCGAGCGCGGCGAGGACACCGTCAGCGTCTGGGGCTCGGGCAAAGCCAGCCGCGAGTTCCTCTACGTCACCGATGCGGCCGACGGGCTGATCCACACCGCGGACCGCGTCGATGAAACCACGCCGATCAACCTCGGATCGGGCCGTGAAACCCCCATCAAGGAACTGGCCGAGATCATCGCCGACGCGACCGGCTTCAAGGGGCAAATCACCTGGGACCACGACAAGCCCGACGGCCAGCCCAGACGCTGCCTCAGCATGGAACGCGCCCACGAGCAACTCGGCTGGAGCGCTCGGGTCCCGCTGGAACAAGGTGTGGAACAGACGGTCGCGTGGTGTAAGGCCAACCAAGGCGACATCCGCGGCTGGGGGCGTGCGGATTCACCGGCTTCGGCCAAGGTGTCCTGA
- a CDS encoding UbiA family prenyltransferase produces MTIDADTSPKPGANDASAIGPSLYVDLDGTLIQSDLLIESAVGLVKADPASLWCVPGWLAQGRPMLKRQLAERAMPEASELPYRPEVLAYLREQRDQGRQLILATAADCPAAERVAEHLGLFDDVLATDGQTNLKGKAKLEAIRKHADGQPFAYMGDSSADEPIWAEADERLMAGGNEKLYQRVTSDGGACRAFEMQGPAWGALLAGMRPRQWVKNGLLLVPMLAGHAVTAGNLLSVFWGIVCFCLAASSIYLVNDTLDVHADRTHPTKSRRPIASGRLPIPTAIAAVPVLMGTALLFAAVFLPIEFLGWLVAYLVVTVLYSTTLRSRLLLDVITLAGLYALRIFAGGAVVQITPSFWLLTLSIFLFLSLGFLKRYAELRNMADEAATQPGEPARHTERGYLPEDRGLIQLMGVVSGYAGAVILCLYLNDPISKELYAKPAMLWPVVPLFVYWVSRIWLIAQRGHMNEDPVAWAVGDRVSWALVFGVMLLAMLASG; encoded by the coding sequence ATGACGATCGATGCCGACACCTCACCGAAGCCCGGGGCCAACGATGCATCGGCGATCGGCCCATCGCTTTACGTCGATCTCGACGGCACGCTGATCCAGAGCGACCTGCTGATCGAGAGCGCGGTCGGGCTGGTCAAGGCCGACCCGGCGTCGCTGTGGTGTGTGCCGGGCTGGCTGGCTCAAGGGCGGCCAATGCTCAAGCGGCAGCTGGCGGAGCGGGCGATGCCCGAGGCGTCGGAGCTGCCCTACCGCCCGGAGGTGTTGGCGTATCTGCGTGAACAACGCGACCAAGGTCGCCAGCTGATCCTGGCCACGGCGGCGGACTGCCCCGCGGCCGAGCGTGTCGCCGAGCACCTGGGCCTCTTCGATGACGTGCTGGCAACGGACGGGCAGACCAACCTGAAGGGCAAGGCCAAGTTGGAAGCCATCCGCAAGCACGCCGACGGCCAGCCGTTTGCGTACATGGGCGACAGCTCGGCGGACGAGCCGATCTGGGCCGAGGCCGACGAACGCCTTATGGCCGGGGGTAACGAAAAGCTGTACCAACGGGTCACCAGCGACGGCGGGGCCTGCCGAGCCTTCGAGATGCAAGGCCCGGCGTGGGGCGCGTTGCTGGCGGGGATGCGTCCGCGGCAGTGGGTCAAAAACGGGTTGCTGTTGGTGCCCATGCTGGCGGGCCACGCGGTCACGGCGGGCAACCTGCTGAGTGTGTTCTGGGGGATCGTTTGTTTCTGTCTGGCCGCGTCGAGCATTTATCTGGTGAACGACACTCTGGACGTCCACGCCGACCGCACGCACCCGACCAAGTCACGGCGGCCGATCGCGTCGGGCCGATTACCGATCCCCACCGCGATCGCCGCGGTGCCCGTGCTGATGGGGACCGCCCTGCTGTTCGCGGCGGTGTTCCTGCCGATCGAATTCCTGGGCTGGCTGGTTGCATATTTGGTGGTGACGGTGCTCTACAGCACGACGCTGCGTAGCCGGCTGCTATTGGATGTGATCACGCTGGCGGGTTTGTACGCCCTGCGAATCTTTGCCGGTGGCGCGGTGGTCCAGATCACCCCGTCGTTCTGGTTGCTGACGCTGTCGATCTTCCTGTTTCTGAGCCTGGGTTTTCTCAAGCGATACGCGGAGCTTCGGAACATGGCCGACGAAGCGGCGACGCAGCCCGGCGAGCCCGCCCGTCACACCGAGCGGGGCTACCTGCCCGAGGACCGCGGGCTGATCCAGCTGATGGGCGTGGTCTCGGGGTATGCCGGGGCGGTGATTCTGTGCCTGTACCTCAACGACCCGATCAGCAAGGAGCTCTACGCCAAGCCGGCCATGCTTTGGCCGGTGGTGCCGCTGTTTGTGTACTGGGTGTCGCGGATCTGGCTGATCGCTCAGCGGGGGCACATGAACGAAGACCCTGTGGCCTGGGCGGTGGGCGACCGGGTGAGTTGGGCCCTGGTGTTTGGGGTGATGTTGCTGGCGATGCTGGCGTCGGGCTGA
- a CDS encoding FAD-binding protein, with product MIEPLDSDKLSTFRTHHHFENYAEFSTIEEFKDCVAWAKDKNVDFYILGNGSNTIFAKTKVRSLVLRNKLKKDLTTLGDETHVKASSSLPISVILKHCQDRNLDCFYYLASVPATLGGALAMNAGRGRIYNQTIFDFVETVTYFDGNEVITLRRDEIELSYRKTMFTGLNNSLILEATFNFPELPERQPDAAEDAAADGASPAEDGSDKKKKAVDRKSLPISQRIAYSKENQDHSAPNCGSVFKEAKMGILGRIQGTRLGSAQYSPKTINWLLSHGTSPRPMIWLIRYAKAVHLLFGRRAVLELIVVK from the coding sequence GTGATCGAACCACTCGACTCAGACAAACTCAGCACTTTCCGGACCCACCACCACTTCGAAAACTACGCGGAATTCTCAACGATCGAGGAATTCAAAGATTGCGTGGCCTGGGCCAAAGACAAGAACGTTGACTTCTACATCCTCGGCAACGGCTCGAACACCATTTTTGCAAAAACCAAAGTACGGTCTCTGGTTCTTCGCAACAAGCTCAAGAAAGACCTGACCACGCTAGGTGACGAGACGCACGTCAAGGCGAGCTCTTCGCTGCCCATCTCGGTGATCCTGAAGCACTGCCAGGACCGCAACCTCGACTGCTTCTACTACCTCGCCTCGGTCCCCGCGACGCTCGGCGGGGCGTTGGCGATGAATGCCGGGCGGGGCCGGATTTACAACCAGACGATCTTCGATTTCGTGGAAACCGTGACGTACTTCGACGGCAACGAGGTGATCACCCTCCGCCGAGACGAAATCGAACTGTCATACCGCAAGACCATGTTCACGGGGCTGAACAACTCCCTCATCCTCGAAGCAACTTTCAATTTCCCCGAGCTGCCCGAACGTCAGCCCGATGCCGCCGAGGACGCAGCGGCCGACGGGGCGTCACCCGCCGAAGACGGCTCGGACAAAAAAAAGAAGGCCGTGGATCGCAAGAGCCTGCCCATCAGCCAACGCATCGCGTACTCGAAAGAGAACCAGGACCACTCGGCCCCCAACTGCGGCAGCGTTTTCAAGGAAGCGAAGATGGGTATCCTCGGCCGTATCCAAGGGACCCGGCTGGGCTCCGCTCAGTATTCCCCCAAGACCATCAACTGGTTGCTGAGCCACGGCACCAGCCCCCGGCCGATGATCTGGCTGATCCGTTACGCCAAGGCCGTCCATCTGCTGTTCGGCCGGCGTGCGGTGCTCGAACTGATTGTGGTCAAGTGA
- a CDS encoding polysaccharide pyruvyl transferase family protein — protein sequence MRIGILTFHAADNFGAVLQTYATQSYLEKAGHDVRVIDYRPESARKHYNRFGLRSGTAWVTAKKRLKFGSFRKKALHLSKNTHNDIASLAGSNQDLDAVIIGSDQVWNISSYRGYDRPFFEGISPEHNHRRISYAASVGSTVSFDPHEQEIREQLLKFDHLSVRDVVSREMVEKACGRIPTEVLDPVFLDDFEGVERPVPKLPEKYMAVYCLKRAEVFGQAVNAAKAKLQLPAISLGVLSPGADEGLIGIGPREWLYCIRNASYLVTNSFHGVCFCIKWKLPFFVVRMPGTDQQRLDDVLSRVGLSHRVIEGPDHVESAMDSPIDFTESEAKLAALRDQSTGFLAEALA from the coding sequence ATGCGTATCGGCATATTGACCTTCCACGCCGCCGACAACTTCGGCGCAGTCTTACAAACCTACGCAACGCAGTCTTATCTGGAAAAAGCCGGGCACGACGTCCGGGTGATCGACTACCGCCCCGAGTCCGCCCGGAAGCACTACAACCGCTTCGGCCTCAGGTCCGGCACGGCCTGGGTGACGGCCAAGAAGCGGTTGAAGTTCGGTAGTTTTCGCAAGAAAGCGTTGCACCTAAGTAAAAACACGCACAACGATATCGCATCCCTCGCAGGCTCCAATCAAGACCTCGACGCGGTGATCATCGGCAGCGACCAGGTTTGGAACATCTCTTCATACCGCGGCTACGACCGCCCGTTCTTCGAGGGTATCAGCCCCGAGCACAACCACCGCAGAATCAGTTACGCCGCGTCCGTGGGCTCCACGGTTTCCTTCGATCCCCACGAGCAAGAAATCCGTGAGCAGCTGCTGAAATTCGACCACCTCTCGGTGCGCGATGTGGTCAGCCGTGAGATGGTTGAAAAGGCGTGCGGCCGGATACCCACCGAAGTGCTCGACCCGGTCTTTCTCGATGACTTCGAAGGAGTGGAGCGACCGGTACCCAAGCTCCCCGAGAAATATATGGCGGTGTACTGCCTGAAACGTGCCGAGGTCTTCGGCCAGGCGGTGAACGCCGCCAAGGCCAAACTTCAACTGCCCGCGATCTCCCTAGGGGTCCTTTCGCCGGGTGCCGACGAAGGCCTGATCGGTATCGGCCCCCGCGAATGGCTCTACTGCATTCGCAACGCGAGCTACCTCGTCACCAACTCTTTCCACGGCGTGTGCTTCTGCATCAAATGGAAACTGCCCTTCTTCGTCGTCCGGATGCCGGGCACCGATCAGCAGCGCCTCGACGATGTGCTGAGCCGGGTCGGGCTGTCGCACCGGGTGATCGAGGGCCCGGACCATGTCGAATCCGCCATGGACAGCCCCATCGATTTCACCGAATCTGAAGCAAAGCTCGCGGCGCTTCGAGATCAATCCACGGGGTTTCTTGCGGAGGCCTTGGCGTGA